Within Verrucomicrobiota bacterium, the genomic segment TTTTCAAGCAAGGCCAAAACGGAGTCGACGGAATCACCCCGAAGGATGAGTGGAGCAACGGCATTGTTAGCCTGACCGATTAAGGATTGGCTTAAGAATGGACTACTCAAACTGAGCATTAGTATCAGCAACCATCTAAAAGAAGAACGGCTCTTGGTGGACTGGGATTTCCTGTGAAAACGCATAGTATTGAAAAGCATGTTTGGGATCCGTATTAGGCTAGTTTGATGTTTCCTAAGTCTGGGAAGAGGTCCTTCGGTTCCTCATGAAAGGAGTCTAACATTTTATTAACGGTGTAAATCATGACGAGGATGCAGTCATTTCGACCGAAGATATAAAGAATTGAACTGTGGTAATATTTGGATCTGAGCGATCGGGGGTAACAGTAACACGGTCCAAAGTCACGTAAGGGACCAAGGTTTTTAATTGATCCGACAACCGTAACACAGTTTCGAGCTCAACTTGATTTACTGTTAAACGAACGTTGTGAAATGTGAAGAGAGATCCCTCTTCGGTCTGTGGCGTATTGATATCATATTTTTTTAGCTCCATCGCCGCTACGATTGTTGTGATACGGCCAGTAAGTTCCGTGCTTGACAACGTTTTTGAAGCATCCAACTGGGAGGATTTTTCTAACAATTGAGCTTCGATATATTCCTTTTGGGAAAGAATTTCATCATACGTATTTATCTGGCTCCTATTTCCAGAGTGAATTTTATAACCTTGGCTGTACCGTGAAAAAGAATACGAAAGCCAAACCAAGGCGATACCTCCGACAAATAAGAGCAAGAGAAACTTCTCTCGAGTCGAGGTCTTTTTATGCAACTTCCTTACTTCAGAGATCATAATTCAGCTATAAACGTTTGCGGCTCGAGTGCCCCGGGTTGAAATTCAATACGCATCCGGAAACTCGCTTGATTGTTCGCCACACGATTATTGGAAATGGTTACATTGCTTATAACTTCAACGTCGCGAAGTGCCTCTTGAAATCCATTTATGTCCGAAGACGGCAGGCCTGCGGCTTCAACCTGCACGGCGTTCCCACCCTCAGCGATGAAACGAGTAAACCAAATGGTCTCTGGCCGGTACTCATTAACGATTGTCAGCATCTCGAAAGGCAGCAGTTGATTTGTCGTAATCTGATTAATTTTGGCGAGAATATCGGACTTCTCCATTACATCCGACGCTCTCGGTTCTTTCTCCAGCGCAATCAGTAATTGCTTTTCGTTCCACTTGGTAAAAGCAAGCAAGCCGACCTCTCCAGCCGCCAGGATGAAGAAAAGAAGAAGAACGATCATGGTGCCCCTCCAGTACCAAAGTGACCATCCATGCTTTTTGGCTAACTCCTCCTTCGCATCTGCTTTGCGAACATCCATTGCCCACAATTTACCTGTTTCATTAATCCCTACTTCAGTCCCTTTGCCGAAACTGTCTCCATATGGAACTAACTCTAATGAAGGTTTCGCCTTGGATTCTTTGAATTCCCAATTCCGAGTGTAGATAATATCACTCACCTCAACACTGCCAAAATCGACAATGGGATTAGCCAAGGTGGGCTCGTGCCGGCGGTTAACCTGAATTTCAATCCGTTGAACGACGCGCTTCCTGGCGTCTTCCAAATCACTTGGACTAAACTCAGGGTCCAAGGTAATTCCGACTACCGTCTGAGGGACCTCATCATTTGCTGGAAGCAGGATACCCGAAAGAGTCGTTTCATGAACAAGAAAAATTAAAGTAGCCCGTTCGAATTTCAATCCGAAGGATTGCACGAAATCCGGAAAGGCATAATCAAACTGTTCGGATTCAACCAAATCCTTCCGTAGCTTTTGGTCGAAAGCAGCATAGATGAATAAACGGCTGGATTCTTCGCCATAGAAGTATCCCCAGTTTAATTGCTCGAGATTGAATGGAGAAATTTCCTCAACACTTAACTCAGCGAATTCTTCCAGTTCTTTATCTTTCAGTCCTTCAGGAACCGAAAAAGCCCTGGAGACAAACCAGTTCCCTGAAACAAGCACAGGTTCGATTGACTCTTCTGATCCGATAAGTTGTTGGATCCATTGCGGGATTTTAGGCATCAAAGTTTGATTAGGCACTGAGGTTACGGTGTTTTCTTAAGGATTAAAGAACAATTTCATTCTCCTGTATTTCTACGACAACAAACGGGTAAGTGAGGTTTCTGATTTCTTGAGACCTCTCCGCGTTGTCTTCGATCGAGAAAGCAGGTTCTTCACGGTGGAAACGATCGAAACCGGTATTGAGGTTACTCGGAAATTGTCCATTCATTGAAACAAGGGCTCGTAGCTCGAATACACTCAATCCTCGTTTGGCTCTGATGATGATATTGATCCATTCCATTTTGTTAGAAACCGTAACTCCAGGAATGGCACTTTTTAAGGATTCGGGCACCTGGGAAGTATTTGAGAAATAGCGATCATCGGCTGTCCCACGGACTCCGTCGTCGCCCATAAGAAATTCCCAAAATGGCATTTGCTCATAAGTCGTTCCGTCCTCACCTAAAGAAAACAGGGCGGAATCGGCGGTGTTGATATTTACACTGCCCTCATTAACAGCTGAAAAAAGAGCCTCAAAACTGTAGTAAAGCTGCGTGGGGCGACCGTTGATATCAAAAAACTCTTCACGAAACCCACCAATTAAGGCCAATTCTCTTAGCGAACTTATAGGCTGATTCGCCGGTTCGTAGGGAATAGGAGCATCCAGGTAGAAATCATTTTCTGCACCATCTGGCCTCACCAAATCATCTTCATCTACCCAATCCTGAAATTTATCGACTAACTCAGTGGCGGTATAATCATCAAACCCGAGATCGCTTAATATTACCAAGAAAGTGGTACTGTCCTGATATAAACTTGAGAAAGGAAGTTTCCCGGACTCGTCGATGAAATCAACCGTTACTTCAGCATCGGGGAATGAGATCCCGGCAAAACCGAGTGGGTCATTCCACCCCTGGGCAGGTGAATACAGGGCACCATCATAGTCTACATACTCAGACATTACTGCGAGAGAAACTTCGAGACTCGAATAGGCTACCCGACGAAGATCGCTCTCAGAATTTTTCATGGCATTCATCTGGATGTGAGGAAGGATCTGCTCCATGAACTGTACGAGCAAAATGCTGAGCAAAAATATCATCCCTAAAACGAAGACGATGATACTTCCTCTTTTACCCGATGCCTTTGAAGGCTTGCTGCAAGCATTAACCATAGTTCCTAAAGGGAGGTCGTTTTGAAACGCTCTTCCCTTGGAGGCTCCGTCTACCGATAAATTTAACTGATTTTTGAAATGCATCATCAGAAAACAGGAAGCCCCTCATTTGAGTTCGGTAAATTGATAACGTAGACAATGGGTTTTTCTTCTTCAGCCTCGAAACTAATTTTTATTCGCCGTGGAATGTCGTAAAGTCTTTCGGTATTCGAGCGAGGTTCGGCCTCAAGTTCCCACAACTCTGTGTCGGGATCGTAATAGTGATATTCAATGGCCGTTACAAAAGGCGAGATAAGCGTCTGCCGGGGAGGAACTTCCTCAAAATCAACTTCCAATCGAGACTGCCAATAAAGAACCAGTCCTACACCTTCCACTACTTCCAACTGATAAATCACATAAGGCAGTGATTGGTTCTGCCAGGAAATGATCCCATCCGTCTCACGTACTTCCCAGGTCAATAAGGGGGTCCCACTTGTATTAAATTCGCCGGAACTGTGATCAAGAAAAACGTAAGCCAAGCCATCGGTTTCAACTGGAAGTGCGCGGCGAAATCCTCGCTTTAAAAAATCAACAACTTGTCGACTATGAACTTCCAAATTGCGGACCGGAGTTGTCCCACGCCAAATATCGCCAAGCCCTACTGTTAGAAGCAGGACAGCTGTCATAATACCACCTGCTAGAAGGATCGCCAAAAGTACTTCCAATAAGGTGAACCCAGTCCGGTTATGTTGGCTCGATTTCATAACTCCTTGTATTCCCAGCCAAACTGTTGATCTTCACGAAAATCTTGCATGCGTTCCTGCATATCCTGTCGGGCTTTATCCACTTCGTCAGGTTCGCCCCAAGATGGGCGCAATAAATAAAACTGCTGATTGAGATGTTGCTGCTCTCCCTCCGAATCCGTCATATCCACGACCAGGTTCACGGTGAAGAGATTAGGGATCTCTGTCATCTCAATCTCGGAATACCAAATGCCTTGAACACCGTTGCCCATATCAAATTCTCTTCCGTCCGTTGCCTCTTCCACATCGCTGATTATCTGAAGCTCGGACCTTACATAAGCGAGCTCTTCGTCAAAGTTAGCCTTCACCCGACTTGCTTCAAAGTTACTCAATATGTTGATATAGGAAGCAACCAATACAGTGGCAGCACCAGCGAAAATGACAACCGCAACCAGCACTTCAAGAATCGTAAACCCTTTGTTGTCTATTTTCATCGGCTACTTCGCGTAACAAAACCGGTAAAAGGTTCTATGATCAACTCGCGCGTTCGTTCTCCACCTTCAAGAATAACCCTGAAAGGTGCGGATGTTGCATCGGAATATAACATGACACTATCAACTTCATACAAGGAAGGATCGCTAAACGATTCCCCTTTATAAGTAGGTTCCTGCATGAAAAACGTAGCCTTTAATTTAAACTGCTCAAGATCGATTTCTTCAATAGGGTAAGAGGAAACAACCTCGGGATCCATTAAGACAAATTGACTCCCCTTTACATCCCAAATCATTTCTACCGATCGTCGTTTTTCGAAGGCCAACATACGGCCTTCTGTCTGAGCCAACACAAATGAACTCTCGAGCTCAGTCATAGGATCTTTGTCCAGCAGTGTACCCATATTCACCGCAAAGATAACCCAAACAGAGCCAATCAGTACAATTGTGAGCAGAACTTCAAGTAATGTGAAGCCTCGCTTGTACATGCCCGATGACATAGGTGGAATTAATACCAGTTACCGATATCGTCGGCACTTTCGACACCGTCGTCGCCAAGAGAATAGAGGTCAAAACCGGTAGTGTTGTTTTTCCCTGGCATGATGTATTGGTAATCCCTTCCCCATGGGTCTGCTGGATTTCTTTCCATATAAGGCCCCTTCCAATTAGGCGCACCAGACGGCTGAGTTAGAAGTGCTTGCAATCCTTCTTCAGTACTCGGGTAGCGTCCATTGTCTATACGATAACGAAACAAAGTAGCCTTCATCGTATCGTTCACAAAAATCCTGGCTGTCTCCTCCTGCCCGCCTTTCAGGATTTCGCCAACTTTGACTAATCCAAAAACGACCATGCCTCCAAGCAGGGCCATGACCAAGAGAATTTCCATAAGGGTAAAACCACTCTTACGTCGTTTGTCTTTCAAAGGTTGTTCGGTCGGTTCTTTGTGGGTATGATTTTCTTTCATAGTTTAATCCAATTAGTTGTTTAAACGTTAGTTCCAGTGAAAATGGTTACTGTTCCCGTATCCAGATAATTAATTGGTTTTTCGTACACAGAAGTGGCGTATTTTACAGTTTCCTAAACATTTCTCCTTCCCATTGTCACACTTGGTCGTAACTCTGTGGTCCTTCACTTCGCATTATTCAGACTGTTACGATTCCAAAATTATGGAAGGTTTTATACCAAAATCAACAATCCAAGGGGAAAACCGCACCGCCCTCACACCTGATTCCGCAGAAAAACTCATTTCGTTGGGTTTAAAGATAAGCGCTGAATCCGGTTTGGGCGACAAGAGCGGTTACCCGGATCACGACTATAAGGCAAAAGGCGTCACCCTTACTACTGGTGATTCTTCTATCAGCCAGGCCGATCTAGTCCTCGGGCTCGACCTGCCGACACCAGAGTCGATTGCCAAACTCAAACCAGGGAGCCTCTTCATCGGTTATCTGGATCCTTTCTTTAACCTGGATCTGCTCAAAGCATTTGCCGCAGCCAAGGTGAGCGCCATCTCCATGGAAATGATTCCGCGCACCACGCTTGCGCAGAAGATGGATGTCCTAAGTTCACAGATGAATGTCGCCGGCTACTACGCGGTCATAAAAGCCGCCGAGCGCTTAAACAAAATCTTGCCGATGATGATGACACCAGCTGGTACCATATCGCCAAGTCGCGTGTTTGTGATTGGTGTGGGTGTTGCCGGGCTGCAGGCCATTGCGACGGCCAAACGCCTCGGTGCCCGCGTCGAGGCATTCGATACACGCCCCGTGGTAGAGGAACAGGTCAAATCTCTCGGTGCCAAGTTTGTAAAAATAGACCTCGGGGAAATGGGACAAACCGATCAAGGCTACGCCAAGGCACTCACTCCGGAACAAATCGAATTGCAACGCCAGGGCATGGCGAAGGTATGTGCGCAGTCGGATATAGTAATCACTACGGCGAAACTTTTTGGCAGAAAGGCCCCTACCCTGTTAACCAAAGACATGATTGTCGGCATGAGGCCGGGTTCGGTCATTGTTGATCTTGCCGCAGCTGGTGGAGGCAACGTTGAAGGGACGATCCTCAATCAGGAAGTTGTAACGGAAAATGGCGTGATCATCATTGGTAACGGCACACTGGAAAGCGAAGTCCCCTTTCACGCATCCCAGGTGTATGCCTCAAACATCTATAGTTTGTTGGATCACTTCTGGGACAAGGAGAAGGGAATCCTTAATCTGAACTTTGAAGATGAAATCTTGCAGGGCTGCCTTTTGACCCACGACGGAGAAATTATTCACCCTACCTTTAAAGAGAAACTGGCTGAAGCCTAATTTGCTGACCCATGGATATCATATTACTACTATTTATTTTCACTCTGGCGGCCTTCCTGGGATTTGAACTCATAGCGAAAGTCCCATCACAGTTACATACGCCGCTCATGTCCGGGTCCAATGCCATTTCAGGCATCACGATCGTTGGAGCCTTGTTGGCGACGATGCACAATCCGCAAGGAACCATGGCGATGATACTCGGGTTTGTTGCTCTTGTCCTTGCTACCATCAACGTAGTCGGTGGCTACCTTGTAACTGACCGCATGCTCGGCATGTTTAAGAAAAAGGGAGGTAAATAATCATGGATACCTCCATACTCATTAATTTCTTCTACATCGTTTCAGCCATTCTGTTCATTTATGGCATCAAAATGCTTGGCTCCGCAGGTACCGCTCGCAAAGGGAACCGGGTTTCCTCAGTCGGTATGTTAATCGCGGTGGTCGTAACCCTGATCGACAATCAAGTGTTCGAAAGTTGGGTCTGGATAGTCGCAGGTATCGGAATGGGGACCCTCATTGGTTTCGTTGCGGCCAAGCGGGTTCAGATGACATCCATGCCGGAACTGGTCGCGCTGTTTAACGGTTTTGGTGGACTCGCCAGTTTGTTGGTGGGTTGGGCAGAAATCCAGAAAGTGATCGATGCCAAAGCTGGAGAAAATGTTAATCTCTCAGTAGGT encodes:
- a CDS encoding NAD(P) transhydrogenase subunit alpha; the protein is MDIILLLFIFTLAAFLGFELIAKVPSQLHTPLMSGSNAISGITIVGALLATMHNPQGTMAMILGFVALVLATINVVGGYLVTDRMLGMFKKKGGK
- a CDS encoding type II secretion system protein GspK — translated: MEQILPHIQMNAMKNSESDLRRVAYSSLEVSLAVMSEYVDYDGALYSPAQGWNDPLGFAGISFPDAEVTVDFIDESGKLPFSSLYQDSTTFLVILSDLGFDDYTATELVDKFQDWVDEDDLVRPDGAENDFYLDAPIPYEPANQPISSLRELALIGGFREEFFDINGRPTQLYYSFEALFSAVNEGSVNINTADSALFSLGEDGTTYEQMPFWEFLMGDDGVRGTADDRYFSNTSQVPESLKSAIPGVTVSNKMEWINIIIRAKRGLSVFELRALVSMNGQFPSNLNTGFDRFHREEPAFSIEDNAERSQEIRNLTYPFVVVEIQENEIVL
- a CDS encoding prepilin-type N-terminal cleavage/methylation domain-containing protein; the protein is MSSGMYKRGFTLLEVLLTIVLIGSVWVIFAVNMGTLLDKDPMTELESSFVLAQTEGRMLAFEKRRSVEMIWDVKGSQFVLMDPEVVSSYPIEEIDLEQFKLKATFFMQEPTYKGESFSDPSLYEVDSVMLYSDATSAPFRVILEGGERTRELIIEPFTGFVTRSSR
- a CDS encoding prepilin-type N-terminal cleavage/methylation domain-containing protein, producing MKSSQHNRTGFTLLEVLLAILLAGGIMTAVLLLTVGLGDIWRGTTPVRNLEVHSRQVVDFLKRGFRRALPVETDGLAYVFLDHSSGEFNTSGTPLLTWEVRETDGIISWQNQSLPYVIYQLEVVEGVGLVLYWQSRLEVDFEEVPPRQTLISPFVTAIEYHYYDPDTELWELEAEPRSNTERLYDIPRRIKISFEAEEEKPIVYVINLPNSNEGLPVF
- the gspG gene encoding type II secretion system major pseudopilin GspG, translating into MKENHTHKEPTEQPLKDKRRKSGFTLMEILLVMALLGGMVVFGLVKVGEILKGGQEETARIFVNDTMKATLFRYRIDNGRYPSTEEGLQALLTQPSGAPNWKGPYMERNPADPWGRDYQYIMPGKNNTTGFDLYSLGDDGVESADDIGNWY
- a CDS encoding Re/Si-specific NAD(P)(+) transhydrogenase subunit alpha, translating into MEGFIPKSTIQGENRTALTPDSAEKLISLGLKISAESGLGDKSGYPDHDYKAKGVTLTTGDSSISQADLVLGLDLPTPESIAKLKPGSLFIGYLDPFFNLDLLKAFAAAKVSAISMEMIPRTTLAQKMDVLSSQMNVAGYYAVIKAAERLNKILPMMMTPAGTISPSRVFVIGVGVAGLQAIATAKRLGARVEAFDTRPVVEEQVKSLGAKFVKIDLGEMGQTDQGYAKALTPEQIELQRQGMAKVCAQSDIVITTAKLFGRKAPTLLTKDMIVGMRPGSVIVDLAAAGGGNVEGTILNQEVVTENGVIIIGNGTLESEVPFHASQVYASNIYSLLDHFWDKEKGILNLNFEDEILQGCLLTHDGEIIHPTFKEKLAEA
- a CDS encoding prepilin-type N-terminal cleavage/methylation domain-containing protein; the protein is MKIDNKGFTILEVLVAVVIFAGAATVLVASYINILSNFEASRVKANFDEELAYVRSELQIISDVEEATDGREFDMGNGVQGIWYSEIEMTEIPNLFTVNLVVDMTDSEGEQQHLNQQFYLLRPSWGEPDEVDKARQDMQERMQDFREDQQFGWEYKEL